A genomic window from Bdellovibrio sp. SKB1291214 includes:
- a CDS encoding O-methyltransferase: MRESVLSNKEEYLGALFNNENDTKKLSRQFAEELGLARISISPAEAQLAHVLVKMHGCKKFVEIGTLTGLSAQYFFEALPAGGELWTLEKDPEHARRSAEVFSKLDQSSKKIHLVVGDAREELLKLEAQGPFEGVFIDGNKAAYLDYLLWAEKNLRKGGLVLADNIFLSGAVWGQTTTQKFSEKQVRIMREFNERLANPDLYEAAIAPTYEGLFVALKK; this comes from the coding sequence ATGCGTGAATCAGTGCTTTCAAACAAAGAAGAATACCTAGGTGCTCTATTTAATAACGAGAACGACACTAAAAAACTTTCTCGTCAGTTTGCGGAAGAGCTAGGTCTAGCAAGAATTAGTATTTCTCCAGCCGAAGCGCAGTTGGCCCATGTTCTAGTAAAAATGCATGGCTGTAAAAAATTTGTAGAAATCGGCACTTTGACAGGATTATCGGCTCAATACTTCTTTGAAGCCTTGCCAGCCGGTGGGGAACTTTGGACTTTGGAAAAGGATCCAGAACACGCCCGTCGCTCTGCCGAGGTCTTTTCAAAGTTGGATCAATCATCCAAAAAAATTCACCTCGTGGTCGGTGACGCCCGTGAAGAATTGTTGAAGCTTGAAGCACAAGGGCCTTTTGAGGGCGTGTTCATCGACGGTAATAAGGCTGCCTATTTGGATTATTTGCTGTGGGCTGAAAAGAATTTGCGCAAAGGTGGACTGGTGTTGGCAGACAATATTTTTCTAAGTGGCGCTGTATGGGGACAGACAACAACCCAAAAATTCTCTGAGAAACAAGTTCGTATTATGAGAGAATTTAACGAGCGCTTAGCGAATCCCGATCTTTATGAGGCGGCCATCGCACCGACGTACGAAGGCCTTTTCGTCGCTCTTAAAAAGTAA
- a CDS encoding OmpA family protein, with protein sequence MKPDIQFLMSLALITATVSCSSKSKRDDEYLLRPVKATPSRPPDSILNKHVSNDLRDSVRYDQLSKNVRFDYASAEITPSSKNALNTIAKEINSSLDSFRVIRLTGVTDASGDDSRNMQLSQRRAENVRRYLISQGVPAEKLEAIGVGATNTIMPGTKIKAAADRRVDFEIVR encoded by the coding sequence ATGAAGCCTGACATCCAGTTCCTGATGAGTTTAGCACTCATCACGGCCACTGTTTCTTGTTCCTCGAAATCAAAGCGCGATGATGAATACCTTTTGCGACCCGTAAAGGCCACCCCGTCAAGACCGCCCGACTCCATTCTTAACAAACACGTCAGCAACGATCTGCGGGACAGCGTCCGTTATGATCAGCTCTCTAAGAATGTTCGATTTGACTATGCCAGCGCGGAAATCACGCCGTCTTCAAAAAATGCACTCAACACCATTGCAAAAGAGATTAATTCGTCTTTGGACTCTTTTAGGGTAATTCGTCTGACGGGAGTTACCGACGCCAGTGGTGATGATTCACGCAACATGCAGCTTTCTCAAAGACGGGCTGAAAATGTTAGAAGGTATTTAATATCTCAAGGTGTTCCCGCAGAAAAACTAGAAGCGATTGGTGTGGGCGCAACAAACACGATCATGCCTGGGACAAAAATTAAAGCTGCCGCCGATCGCCGTGTGGACTTTGAGATTGTGCGATAG
- a CDS encoding HAD family hydrolase, with amino-acid sequence MNPLLVFDLDGTLIDSAPDIIVAVNRTLKNHNKPMLGDQEIISHIGEGLKKLLADLFINDDLSSADVINLEVEFLKIYEEEMLNKTRIYPEVENFLGNYAGPMAIITNKNEVPAKIILKHLGLDRFPWVNVFGADTLAERKPSPLPLHTMMKLAGHNPHNTLMIGDGIPDMVSAQRAGVASLAIEFGYTSPELLQRYEPKAFLRSYLDLPNLVEQLFSVRT; translated from the coding sequence ATGAATCCACTCTTAGTTTTTGATCTTGATGGCACTTTAATTGACTCTGCGCCGGATATTATCGTCGCTGTAAATCGCACCTTAAAGAATCACAATAAGCCGATGTTGGGCGATCAAGAGATCATTTCTCATATTGGTGAAGGTTTAAAAAAACTTTTGGCAGACCTGTTCATCAACGATGATCTTTCATCGGCAGATGTCATCAATCTCGAAGTGGAATTTCTGAAAATCTATGAAGAAGAGATGTTAAATAAAACCCGCATTTATCCAGAGGTCGAAAACTTCTTAGGAAATTACGCGGGCCCGATGGCGATCATCACAAACAAGAACGAAGTGCCAGCGAAAATAATATTAAAGCACTTAGGCCTTGACCGCTTTCCTTGGGTGAACGTTTTCGGGGCAGACACGCTCGCGGAACGCAAACCAAGCCCCTTGCCCCTGCACACAATGATGAAACTTGCTGGTCATAATCCGCACAATACTTTGATGATTGGGGATGGAATTCCAGATATGGTTTCCGCGCAACGCGCCGGTGTAGCGTCGCTAGCCATCGAGTTTGGATACACATCGCCGGAACTGCTTCAGAGGTACGAACCTAAAGCATTTTTGCGAAGCTATTTAGACCTTCCAAACTTAGTGGAACAACTATTTTCAGTCCGAACTTAA
- a CDS encoding PilZ domain-containing protein, which translates to MKTEGKIWLFYDAEKKEQSKPMSVVQAQVFLLSLKKNDHLKYFVWTPGWPDWTCVKDFLKSGQNYFVMTKPPKPVGVTEDLPSKDESTLVIEAEAGSADKTNTGTLVTMSGLFTKVRDDKPLKKSEPIDYGYYHHDFNGDDLDLSKINQVSKPEKVKVYEETVSRNEDSDRRKDTRHNFKIEIILVSKTKSFRTFSRDISISGTQLEKEIPRDFLNVPFDLIVVNPYDKDSSRGRLLFRAKIVGDMTDPRRLMFIEQDHEMTVKLDALLRSYTKAQAADRKSAG; encoded by the coding sequence ATGAAGACCGAGGGGAAAATCTGGCTGTTTTACGACGCCGAAAAGAAAGAACAATCAAAGCCAATGTCTGTGGTACAGGCACAGGTGTTTCTTCTTTCTCTAAAAAAGAATGATCACTTGAAATACTTTGTTTGGACTCCCGGTTGGCCCGACTGGACATGTGTGAAAGATTTCCTTAAATCCGGTCAAAACTATTTCGTGATGACTAAGCCACCGAAGCCGGTGGGAGTTACCGAAGATCTTCCTTCGAAGGACGAAAGCACTCTTGTCATTGAAGCCGAAGCTGGCAGCGCTGATAAAACCAACACTGGAACACTTGTTACCATGTCAGGACTGTTTACAAAGGTGCGCGATGATAAGCCTTTGAAAAAATCAGAACCTATCGATTATGGATACTATCATCATGACTTTAATGGTGATGACTTAGATCTTTCCAAAATCAATCAAGTATCCAAACCTGAAAAGGTCAAAGTGTACGAGGAAACTGTTTCACGCAACGAAGATTCAGATCGTCGTAAAGACACTCGTCACAACTTTAAAATTGAAATCATCTTGGTTTCTAAGACCAAGTCTTTCCGCACGTTTTCCCGCGACATTTCTATCAGCGGTACCCAATTGGAAAAAGAAATCCCACGCGACTTTTTGAATGTGCCTTTCGATTTAATCGTTGTGAATCCTTATGACAAAGACTCTTCACGCGGCCGTTTACTTTTCAGAGCGAAAATTGTGGGTGACATGACTGACCCACGCCGCTTGATGTTTATCGAACAAGATCACGAAATGACTGTGAAGCTTGATGCCCTACTTAGGTCCTATACGAAAGCTCAAGCAGCCGATAGAAAATCCGCTGGTTAA